The genomic segment GCAATCGCAGAAAAAGAACCCGCATAACAATCGGTTATGCAACATAAGCGCAATAAGCGCATCGCATCGTTGAATGCGAAATAATATTAGGAGGTAAGCTAACATGGCTTCTGAGAAAATTTTAAAATTTGTTGAAGAAATCAAAACTCTGACTGTTCTCGAACTTTCTGAGCTCGTAAAAGCAATCGAGGAGGAATTCGGCGTTTCTGCTGCTGCTCCTGTTATGATGGCTGGTGGTGCTGCTCCTGCTGCTGCAGCTGCTGAAGAAAAAACCGAATTCGACGTTATCCTCACCAGTGCTGGCGGCTCTAAAATGGGCGTAATCAAACTGGTTAAAGATATGACCGGTTTGGGCTTGAAAGAGGCAAAAGAGATTGTTGACGGTGCTCCCAAAACAATTAAAGAGGGCGTTTCCAAAGCTGATGCTGACGAGATGAAAGCAAAGCTGGAAGAGGCTGGCGCAACCGTAGAACTGAAATAATTCGGTTTTATATTGTCTTTTTAAGGCGAGTACTTTTGTACTCGCCTTTTTCTTATAAATTTATATTTATCAGGCATTGTGTGTATTATATTTTGTTATGTATGTGTTTCTAAAAGATAGATACCGTCATATTGTAAATAAATTGTAAACAAAAAAGACAAGTCATCGCTTTAATGCGGTAAAATGTGATATAATGTCAAGAATAATATTTGTCTAGGAGGGGCTGTATGAGTACTAAGGAGGTTATGATGCTTATTTCCATGATCGGCTATTTGTTGCTGATTGTGGCGATTGGTATACTATTTGGCAAGCATAATAAAACAAGTGAAGAGTTTTACATAGGGGGGCGCGGGCTTGGCCCTTGGGTAACTGCGATGAGCGCAGAGGCGAGCGATATGAGCGGATGGCTTTTGATGGGTCTGCCTGGGCTTGCTTACGCCACAGGCCTTGCCGATGCTGCATGGACTGCGGTTGGTTTGGCATTGGGTACCTATCTAAACTGGGTATTTACCGCACGCCCTTTGCGTATTTATACGCAAGTTGCAAAAAACTCAATTACCGTACCGGATTATTTCTCGAACCGTTTTCATGACAGTAAAAAGATATTAATGAACATAGCGGCATTGTTCATTTTACTATTTTTCGTCGTGTATACAGCATCGGGCTTTGTGGCATGCGGTAAGCTGTTTGCATCGCTTTTTGGCTTTAATTATGCAGCTTCTATGGTTGTATCGGCAATTATTGTTGTGGTGTACACAGTTGTGGGGGGCTTTTTGGCAGAAAGTGTTGTTGACTTTGTGCAGGGTACACTCATGTTTGTGGTGCTCATTACAATTGTTACCATTGGCGCAAACGCTGCGGGCGGTTTTGCACAGGTGATTGCAGATGGCAGTGCGCGCGAAGGCTACCTCAGCCTGTTCCAAATCAACAGTTTAGAAACAGGGGCTGCATTGAACTTTGATATTATTAAAATACTGTCTGGCTTGGCATGGGGATTGGGCTATTTTGGTATGCCGCACGTCTTGCTACGATTTATGGCAATCCGAGATGCCCGCGAGTTGAAAAAATCCCGTCGCATTGGTTCCACCTGGTGCGTGATTTCGCTTATAATGGCAGTATTAATCGGTATTATTGGTAGGGCATTGTATCCTACTTTGCTAGCAGGTGCCGCAGTAGAGAATATTTTTATCGAAATGTGCAAACGCCTGCTGGATACGGGATTACTGCCGATTCTAGCCGGAGTGATGCTGTGCGGCATCCTTGCAGCACAAATCAGTTCATCCGATTCTCAGCTGCTTCTTGCATCTTCTGCGGTGGCACAAAACTTTTTTAAGGGCTTAGTTAAGCCAAAAGCAACCGAAAAAGAAATTATGAAGGTATCCCGCATCACGTTGGTTTCGGTTGCAGTGGTTGCGGCATTGTTTGCACTTAACCCTAACAGCTCGGTATTCCGAATCGTATCGTTTGCGTGGGCGGGTTTTGGTGCAACATTTGGGCCGCTTATCATCTTTTCGCTCTACTGGAAACGCATCAACCTTGCAGGCGCAATTGCCGGTATGGTAGGCGGCGGTGTAACGGTCGTATTATGGAAGGTACTGATATCAAAACTGGGCGGTATTTTTTCTGTATATGAACTGCTGCCTGCGTTTATTGTTTCTTGCTTGTGCATTTATATTGTAAGCAAAGTAACCGCTGAGCCAAGCAAAGAGATTTATGCAGAATTTGAAGAATACAAGCGAATGATGAAAGAGCAGTAGTAGAAAAGAGGGTTCACCGTGCTGCGGTGGGCCCTTTTTGCAATATAAGGTAAACCGCTCTTTCCTAATATTAAGTTTCGCGCTATAATAAATGTATGAAATAGTAAGATTGAGAGGGCAGATACATGAAAGTTTTGGCTATCGGGGATGTTGTAGGGCAGGCGGGCTGTGATATGGTACGGCAGCATCTCTATAAAATAAAAAGTGAACATAAAATCGACTTGTGTATTGCAAACGGTGAGAATTCTGCAGAGGGCAATGGTATTCTGCCGAGCTCTGCAAGTGCTTTGTTTGAAGCAGGGGTAGATGTTATCACTACCGGTAACCATGGTCTGCGTCGCCGCGAAATTAATGACCTGCTTGATCAAAATATTGGGGTGATTCGCCCTGCAAACTATCACCCTACCGCGCATGGCTTTGGCTATTACATCTACGATATGCTGTCCTACCGTGTGGCAATCATCAATCTGCAAGGCGTAGTGTATATGGAAAATCTCGAAAATCCGTTTGAATGCATGGACAGGCTGTTGTCTGAGATTGATGCTACAGTAAAAATTGTAGATTTTCATGCAGAAGCCACCAGTGAAAAACTGGCAATGGGCTATTATCTCGACGGCAGAGTCAGCTTGCTTTTTGGTACGCACACGCATGTGCAAACAGCAGATGAGCAAATTTACCCGCAGGGGATGGGTTACATTACCGATTTAGGTATGTGCGGCCCCAGTGTGTCGGTTCTGGGGGTGAAGCCGGAACTTGCCATCCGTAGGCTGAAGACACACCTGCCCACCCGCTTTGATAATGCCGATGGAGCATGCCAAATCAACGGAATTGTTGCCGAAATAAATGAGAAGACTGGCAAAACGACTAAAATTTATAGAGTTTCCATAAAAGAATAATGAAAATTTCCTATATTTTACTTGCAACTTTTTCCAAAATGCTATATGATAGGAATAAGCAAATTGTCTGAAAGTGTGGTATTATCTTACATCGTGCGGTATTAGCAGGAGGGATTCAACATGGAAGTGCTAAAAGTTTCGGCAAGATCTGTTCCAAACTCTGTAGCAGGTGCAATAGCGGGTGTAATCCGAGAAAAGGGTGCGGTAGAGGTTCAAGCTGTGGGTGCTGGTGCATCCAATCAGGCGATAAAAGCTGTGGCGATTGCAAGAGGTTATCTTGCTCCCGCCGGCATTGATCTCATCTGTATCCCCGCTTTTGTCAATGTGGTAATCGATTCGGAAGAGCGTACAGCAATTAAACTGATTGTAGAGCCCCGGTAATTACCAAAAACTAGCTGAAAACAGCACAGCATTGCGGCAAAGCCCAAAATAGGCTTTGCCGCTTTTCCATGTAAACAGTAAATAAGAACATTTGGTACTTGTTCTAAGTTGCAAAATGGGGTAAAATAAAGGGTACTAAAGATGTTTGCTTATTGGAGGAACCTATGACCAAACGAATTACAGCGATTACAATATCGTTTGTCTTATTACTCACCTTGCTTTCAGGGTGCAAGCTTAAATTAGCCGAAACGGGTGGTTTTATTGGGGCGTCCTTGCAAAATGAGGGCAAAACAGAAAATCAATCGGTGCAGCGTGCTGTTGATACGCTGAAAATTGCATATAATAATACGGATTCTTTAAATCCTTATCTTGCTGTCAGCACGATGAACTTAAATGTAATTTCGTTGCTTTACGATCCGCTTGTTAAACTAGATCAGCAGTACAAACCGCATAACATCATTGCAGAGGATATACAGCTTACACCGCAGCAATGTACCGTGACAATCAAACAAGGAGTTCATTTCAGCAATGGTTTGCCTGTTACGGCGAACGATGTAGTGTATTCGGCGCATCAGGTGCTTACCGAGGGTAACAGCTACTTTGGGCTGCTCAGCGGTGTCAGTGAGGTAACGGCTGCAGATAGCCGCACAGTGGTATTTACGTTGCGTGCGCCCGACCGCCTGTTTGCCAACCTGCTTACGTTCCCTATCGTCAGCGAAAAAAATCCAACCATCGGCAGCGGTCGTTATATCCTTCAGGGTAGCGGAGAAGACGTAAAATTAACGTTGAATCCAAACTGGTTTGACGGGAATAAAAGCCAAATCAAGACAATCGAATTGGTGAATCAATTAGATAAAGATACATTGATTTATAGCCTGAAACTTGGTACAATAAATTATGTCTATTCCGATCTATCCAGCAGCGAGGTGTTATCTCTTGGGATTAGCACACAATCGGTACCACTAAACCATTTGATTTACCTTGGAATCAACAGTACGAAAAAGCTTATTTCAGATGCACGCATGCGTAAAGCGCTTAATCTTTGCATCAACCGTGCAGAATTGGTTGGCGGAACTTATGCATTGCGCGCTGCAGAGGCGCACACACCCTTTAATCCCAAATGGGATGAGGTTACCAAGTTGAATTACAAACAGGAGCAGGATTATACGGCGGCGGCTGCACTGATGGAAGAACTCGGATATAAGCCCGAAAGCAAGGACAGTGAGGGCTATTACACCACAAGGCAAGGCAGGCTGCGCTTGCGGATTTTAGTGAATTCAGAAAATGCAAGTAAAATGCAGGTGGCAAAGGTTTTACAAAAAAACTTTTCGGAACTTGGGATTGAACTTGTAATTGAAACCAAAGCATTTGAAGAGTATAAAACGGCACTGGCACAATGGAATTTTGACCTCTATTTGGGGGAGGTTAAATTGTACAATAACATGAACCTTACTGCCCTGCTTACTCCAAAATCAAAGCTTGGTTTCGGTAATATCGAGAATGGAGAATTGATTACCGCCAACAATGCAATGATGGCGGGCACAATGGATGTAAAACAATTTATGGGCGTATTTGATAAGTTTACGCCGTTTGTACCGCTGATGTACCGCAGCGGTATGGTATCATTCTCGCGCGATACATTTTTTGAAGCCCCTGCAACAGAGCAGGATATATTTTACAACATAGAACAATGGTAAACGGTATTTGCCACAAAGGAGGAGTTAATTTTGGTTAAGCTTGAAACTCATCTGGGAGAAACAAATATTTCGCAAGAATATTTTTCAAACCTTGTCGGTCATGCTGCATCGGAATGCTTTGGCGTTTCAGGTATGGCGGTAACCGATGCAAAACAGAGCCTTAAGTCGGTTATCACTAAAAAGCAAGCGCTGGACCAAGGCGTGCGTGTGCGTATTTCGAACGGTAAGTTGGTAGTCGATTTGCACATTATGGTTACTTATGGCGTGAACATCGCCGTTATTGTCAAAAGTATCGTCAATAAAGTACGCTATACGGTAGAGGAGGCAACCGGTATGGAGGTTGCACGTGTCAACGTATTTGTCGATTCTATGAAGACAGAGTAAGGCAATT from the Hydrogenoanaerobacterium saccharovorans genome contains:
- a CDS encoding TIGR00282 family metallophosphoesterase yields the protein MKVLAIGDVVGQAGCDMVRQHLYKIKSEHKIDLCIANGENSAEGNGILPSSASALFEAGVDVITTGNHGLRRREINDLLDQNIGVIRPANYHPTAHGFGYYIYDMLSYRVAIINLQGVVYMENLENPFECMDRLLSEIDATVKIVDFHAEATSEKLAMGYYLDGRVSLLFGTHTHVQTADEQIYPQGMGYITDLGMCGPSVSVLGVKPELAIRRLKTHLPTRFDNADGACQINGIVAEINEKTGKTTKIYRVSIKE
- a CDS encoding Asp23/Gls24 family envelope stress response protein; the protein is MVKLETHLGETNISQEYFSNLVGHAASECFGVSGMAVTDAKQSLKSVITKKQALDQGVRVRISNGKLVVDLHIMVTYGVNIAVIVKSIVNKVRYTVEEATGMEVARVNVFVDSMKTE
- a CDS encoding ABC transporter substrate-binding protein, giving the protein MTKRITAITISFVLLLTLLSGCKLKLAETGGFIGASLQNEGKTENQSVQRAVDTLKIAYNNTDSLNPYLAVSTMNLNVISLLYDPLVKLDQQYKPHNIIAEDIQLTPQQCTVTIKQGVHFSNGLPVTANDVVYSAHQVLTEGNSYFGLLSGVSEVTAADSRTVVFTLRAPDRLFANLLTFPIVSEKNPTIGSGRYILQGSGEDVKLTLNPNWFDGNKSQIKTIELVNQLDKDTLIYSLKLGTINYVYSDLSSSEVLSLGISTQSVPLNHLIYLGINSTKKLISDARMRKALNLCINRAELVGGTYALRAAEAHTPFNPKWDEVTKLNYKQEQDYTAAAALMEELGYKPESKDSEGYYTTRQGRLRLRILVNSENASKMQVAKVLQKNFSELGIELVIETKAFEEYKTALAQWNFDLYLGEVKLYNNMNLTALLTPKSKLGFGNIENGELITANNAMMAGTMDVKQFMGVFDKFTPFVPLMYRSGMVSFSRDTFFEAPATEQDIFYNIEQW
- the rplL gene encoding 50S ribosomal protein L7/L12, which encodes MASEKILKFVEEIKTLTVLELSELVKAIEEEFGVSAAAPVMMAGGAAPAAAAAEEKTEFDVILTSAGGSKMGVIKLVKDMTGLGLKEAKEIVDGAPKTIKEGVSKADADEMKAKLEEAGATVELK
- a CDS encoding stage V sporulation protein S produces the protein MEVLKVSARSVPNSVAGAIAGVIREKGAVEVQAVGAGASNQAIKAVAIARGYLAPAGIDLICIPAFVNVVIDSEERTAIKLIVEPR
- the putP gene encoding sodium/proline symporter PutP, whose translation is MSTKEVMMLISMIGYLLLIVAIGILFGKHNKTSEEFYIGGRGLGPWVTAMSAEASDMSGWLLMGLPGLAYATGLADAAWTAVGLALGTYLNWVFTARPLRIYTQVAKNSITVPDYFSNRFHDSKKILMNIAALFILLFFVVYTASGFVACGKLFASLFGFNYAASMVVSAIIVVVYTVVGGFLAESVVDFVQGTLMFVVLITIVTIGANAAGGFAQVIADGSAREGYLSLFQINSLETGAALNFDIIKILSGLAWGLGYFGMPHVLLRFMAIRDARELKKSRRIGSTWCVISLIMAVLIGIIGRALYPTLLAGAAVENIFIEMCKRLLDTGLLPILAGVMLCGILAAQISSSDSQLLLASSAVAQNFFKGLVKPKATEKEIMKVSRITLVSVAVVAALFALNPNSSVFRIVSFAWAGFGATFGPLIIFSLYWKRINLAGAIAGMVGGGVTVVLWKVLISKLGGIFSVYELLPAFIVSCLCIYIVSKVTAEPSKEIYAEFEEYKRMMKEQ